One genomic window of Pelecanus crispus isolate bPelCri1 chromosome 18, bPelCri1.pri, whole genome shotgun sequence includes the following:
- the LOC142595309 gene encoding feather keratin 1-like — translation MSCYNPCLPCRPCGPTPLANSCNEPCVRQCQDSTVVIQPSPVVVTLPGPILSSFPQSTAVGSSTSAAVGSILSSAGVPINSGGSGLSGFGLSGIGSCYRGRPCLPC, via the coding sequence atgtcctgctacaacccgtgcctgccctgccggccctgcggcccgaccccgctggccaacagctgcaatgagccctgtgtccggcagtgccaggactccaccgtcgtcatccagccctcccccgtggtggtgaccctgcccggccccatcctcagctccttcccgcagagcaccgccgtcggatcctccacctccgctgccgttggcagcatcctcagctctgcgggAGTGCCCATCAACTCCGGGGGCTCCGGCCTCTCCGGCTTTGGCCTCTCCGGCATTGGCAGCTGCTACCGCGGCAGACCATGCCTCCCCTGCTAA